Proteins encoded by one window of Propionispora hippei DSM 15287:
- a CDS encoding MarR family winged helix-turn-helix transcriptional regulator gives MQQEEVIVKGINIISESMRESMRRYKEDTPDSKELFNLSITQLHYLHVISERANVTITELADLFGVQKSTVTVTVNKLLQCGYIEKIISKDDLRVVYVSLTQKGKEVIKLEDKGYRQFAASILAMLDEEEQSTFTFLLNKVINQMTRD, from the coding sequence ATGCAGCAAGAGGAAGTCATTGTTAAGGGAATCAACATCATATCGGAATCAATGCGGGAGAGCATGCGCCGCTATAAGGAAGATACGCCGGACTCGAAAGAGCTGTTCAATTTGTCAATAACCCAATTGCATTATCTGCATGTAATCAGCGAACGGGCTAATGTCACAATCACGGAACTGGCCGATCTGTTTGGTGTACAAAAATCTACCGTTACCGTAACGGTTAATAAGCTTTTACAGTGCGGTTATATTGAAAAAATCATATCCAAGGACGATTTGCGTGTTGTGTATGTCAGCCTGACCCAAAAGGGCAAGGAAGTAATTAAACTGGAAGACAAGGGCTATCGCCAGTTTGCCGCTTCTATTTTAGCTATGCTGGATGAGGAAGAGCAAAGCACCTTTACGTTTCTTTTAAATAAAGTGATAAATCAGATGACCCGCGACTAA
- a CDS encoding Na+/H+ antiporter NhaC family protein codes for MNLAIVFTLFFASLLFSVYQGIAILYPLLLGLICFLLLSRRRGYPLSHLLAMMLNGSKQSLLVIKIFVLIGVLTAVWRACGTISFIVYYGIAFISAKYFLLSAFLLCCLVSFLLGTSFGTVGTIGIVLMVLAKSGQVDVNMTAGAIIAGAYFGDRCSPMSSSANLIAVLTNTDLYINVKNMLKTSWLPFALSVIGYLYLSRFNPLTVYDNTMAQEIVTAFNLDMVVLFPAIIILLLAFWRVDVKRSMTISIIAGILIGYFVQGISLFPMLKYIILGYSMEKNGFFADIIQGGGLVSMVKVSLIVLISSAYSGIFKGTGLLNDLEELFEKLSKKVQVYPTLILSSLAAAAFSCNQTLAVMLTHQFSGKSYEVRRLSRYRLAVDLENTVILISVLIPWNIAGAFPAAALSADAGFILYAFYLYLVPLTNLFISKPSAAKATDSIAPNAGNNKET; via the coding sequence GTGAACCTAGCCATCGTATTTACCCTCTTCTTTGCTTCCCTGCTCTTTAGCGTTTACCAGGGAATCGCTATACTTTATCCGCTTCTCCTGGGCCTCATCTGCTTCCTGCTACTATCCCGCCGCCGGGGCTATCCCCTTTCCCATTTGCTGGCCATGATGCTGAACGGCTCGAAGCAGTCCCTACTTGTAATCAAAATCTTTGTACTGATTGGTGTCCTGACTGCCGTCTGGAGAGCTTGCGGAACTATTTCGTTCATCGTCTATTATGGAATCGCTTTTATCAGTGCAAAGTACTTTCTATTATCTGCTTTTCTGTTGTGCTGCCTGGTTTCCTTCCTGCTGGGAACCTCCTTCGGTACTGTGGGCACGATCGGTATTGTGCTTATGGTTTTAGCCAAAAGCGGCCAGGTGGACGTCAACATGACGGCAGGAGCTATCATTGCCGGCGCTTATTTTGGTGATCGTTGTTCTCCCATGTCCTCAAGCGCCAACCTGATAGCCGTATTAACCAATACCGACCTATACATAAACGTAAAAAACATGCTGAAAACCTCATGGCTGCCCTTTGCGCTATCCGTCATTGGCTATCTGTATTTATCCCGTTTTAATCCCCTCACTGTTTACGATAATACAATGGCCCAGGAGATAGTCACAGCTTTTAATTTGGACATGGTGGTACTGTTTCCCGCCATCATTATCCTTCTCCTGGCCTTTTGGCGGGTTGATGTGAAACGGTCCATGACCATCAGCATTATAGCCGGTATTTTAATTGGCTACTTTGTTCAGGGTATTTCTCTTTTCCCCATGCTGAAATATATAATCTTAGGTTACAGTATGGAGAAAAACGGCTTCTTTGCCGATATCATCCAAGGCGGCGGCCTGGTCTCCATGGTAAAAGTTTCACTCATTGTGCTGATTTCTTCCGCTTACTCAGGCATTTTTAAAGGTACCGGCCTCTTGAATGACCTGGAAGAGCTTTTTGAGAAACTTAGCAAAAAAGTACAGGTATACCCGACGCTTATTCTGTCCAGCCTGGCAGCGGCCGCTTTCAGTTGCAATCAAACCCTGGCTGTTATGCTTACCCATCAATTTTCCGGTAAAAGTTATGAAGTCAGGCGCTTGAGCAGATATCGACTGGCGGTTGACCTGGAGAATACAGTTATTTTAATCTCTGTTTTAATTCCGTGGAATATTGCCGGAGCTTTTCCTGCGGCAGCATTATCGGCGGATGCCGGCTTCATACTCTATGCGTTCTACCTGTATCTCGTTCCCCTGACTAATTTATTTATATCCAAGC